One Rhodothermales bacterium genomic window carries:
- a CDS encoding MaoC family dehydratase, which produces MHTYESLKVGDTFSFTRTISQADVQAFADVSGDDNPLHIDPAFAATTTFGKPIVHGVFLLGIVSKVLGRDFPGAGSVAVALSAKFLRPVVVDSEITVEVKIAEKVENRKHIRAKLYVYSGGKMCVGGEATLIPPSTAG; this is translated from the coding sequence ATGCACACCTACGAAAGCCTCAAGGTCGGCGATACCTTCTCCTTTACCCGCACCATCTCCCAGGCCGATGTCCAGGCCTTCGCCGACGTGTCGGGGGATGACAATCCGCTGCACATCGACCCGGCGTTTGCCGCGACGACGACATTCGGCAAGCCGATCGTCCACGGGGTCTTTTTGCTCGGCATCGTATCAAAAGTGCTGGGCCGTGATTTTCCGGGCGCCGGCAGCGTGGCCGTGGCCCTGTCCGCCAAGTTTCTGCGCCCCGTCGTCGTTGATTCCGAAATTACCGTGGAGGTAAAGATTGCCGAAAAGGTGGAGAATCGAAAACACATCCGCGCCAAGCTATACGTATACAGCGGAGGCAAGATGTGCGTGGGAGGCGAGGCGACGCTGATTCCGCCCTCTACCGCCGGCTGA
- a CDS encoding c-type cytochrome, with protein sequence MLHRLIQRIVLMSLVFAALVTVVQAQPGPGGQDEKAENLKVLPEDMPLPEVRRVMQGFTRALGVRCLYCHVGEEGKPPSTFDFASDDKEVKEVSRVMMRMVHSVNTDFIAEAPGEGEKLNVTCETCHRGVTRPALLEDMLADYVSEKGVEEAVVEYQRLREQYLGGFSYNFQEPTLVRLAQQLLDAENPDAALRFLAMNAELFPTSSQTYAVMGEAYVAKEDTPAAIQSVEKAIELNPNNGRLKEWLEELKQQ encoded by the coding sequence ATGCTCCATCGTCTGATACAGCGCATCGTTCTCATGAGCCTTGTGTTCGCCGCCCTCGTTACCGTCGTCCAGGCTCAGCCGGGTCCTGGCGGGCAGGATGAGAAAGCTGAAAACTTGAAGGTATTGCCCGAAGACATGCCGCTTCCCGAGGTCCGCCGTGTCATGCAAGGGTTCACGCGGGCGCTGGGCGTTCGCTGCCTGTATTGCCATGTCGGCGAAGAAGGCAAGCCCCCCTCGACGTTCGACTTCGCCTCGGACGACAAGGAGGTGAAGGAGGTCTCCCGCGTGATGATGCGGATGGTGCACAGTGTCAATACCGACTTCATCGCGGAGGCGCCGGGTGAGGGCGAGAAGCTGAACGTGACCTGCGAAACCTGCCACCGCGGCGTGACGCGGCCGGCCTTGCTGGAGGACATGCTGGCCGATTATGTGTCGGAGAAAGGCGTCGAAGAAGCGGTCGTTGAATACCAGCGGCTACGCGAACAGTACCTCGGCGGGTTCTCGTACAACTTCCAGGAGCCGACCCTCGTCCGCCTTGCCCAGCAATTGCTCGACGCCGAAAACCCGGACGCGGCGCTGCGCTTCCTGGCGATGAACGCCGAGCTCTTCCCGACCTCAAGCCAGACGTACGCGGTCATGGGCGAAGCCTACGTCGCCAAGGAGGACACGCCGGCGGCGATCCAGAGCGTCGAAAAGGCGATCGAGCTCAACCCGAACAACGGCCGGCTGAAGGAGTGGCTGGAGGAGCTGAAGCAGCAGTGA
- a CDS encoding sodium:solute symporter family protein produces the protein MLLAILGYVLMQLGIGAYISRRIKTEEDYLVAGRSLGYGLTTFTLFATWFGAETCIGAAGAIYTDGLSGGSADPFGYALCILLMGLVFAVPIWKRKLTTLADLFRQRYSTTVERTAIALMIPGSMFWAAAQIRAFGQVLSATSGIDVTLTITIAAGIVIVYTMFGGLLADAWTDLVQGIVLIAGLVTLFVIVAGNQSAGIGALIQPEQLQLFGGPEVGWLEVLETWAIPVIGSVTAAELLTRAIAARSPQVAQRSAFMAGGVYLLIGLIPVTIGLIGASLMPGLEDPEQLLPLVARQYLPPVLYALFNGALISAILSTVDSVLLVAASLLSHNIIVPLRPGLTERQKVIIARASVAGFGVLAYIMAIHAEGVYALVEEASAFGSAGLFVIIVCSLFIPWGGVYSAMKALLLGISAWVLGAYVLDTSYPYIVSLLAAGGGYAAAAFVETQVTARWAKAPG, from the coding sequence ATGCTGCTAGCCATCCTGGGTTACGTTCTGATGCAACTGGGCATCGGGGCCTATATTTCTCGCCGCATCAAGACAGAGGAGGATTACCTCGTCGCCGGCCGGAGCCTCGGCTACGGGCTCACCACCTTCACGCTTTTCGCCACCTGGTTCGGGGCCGAAACCTGCATCGGCGCCGCCGGCGCTATCTACACCGACGGCCTCTCCGGCGGCAGCGCGGACCCATTCGGCTACGCCCTGTGCATCCTACTCATGGGTCTGGTCTTCGCCGTCCCGATCTGGAAGCGCAAGCTGACGACCCTCGCCGACTTGTTCAGGCAGCGCTATTCGACCACCGTCGAACGCACGGCGATCGCGCTCATGATTCCTGGATCGATGTTCTGGGCCGCCGCGCAGATCCGCGCCTTTGGTCAGGTGCTTTCGGCGACATCGGGGATAGACGTGACGTTGACGATCACCATCGCCGCCGGCATTGTCATCGTTTACACGATGTTTGGCGGCCTGCTGGCGGATGCCTGGACGGACCTCGTGCAGGGCATCGTGCTCATCGCCGGCCTGGTGACGCTTTTTGTGATTGTCGCCGGCAACCAGAGCGCCGGCATCGGCGCGTTGATCCAACCGGAACAGCTGCAGCTCTTTGGCGGGCCAGAGGTGGGTTGGCTGGAGGTGCTCGAAACCTGGGCGATTCCCGTGATCGGATCAGTCACGGCGGCTGAATTGCTCACCCGCGCTATCGCGGCGCGGTCTCCACAGGTCGCCCAACGGTCGGCCTTCATGGCCGGCGGGGTCTACCTGCTCATCGGGCTGATTCCGGTCACGATCGGACTGATCGGCGCTTCGCTTATGCCCGGCCTCGAAGATCCGGAACAGCTTCTCCCCCTTGTCGCCCGGCAGTACCTTCCGCCAGTCCTGTATGCTCTGTTTAACGGCGCGCTGATTTCTGCCATCTTATCCACCGTGGATAGCGTACTGCTGGTGGCCGCTTCCCTCCTGTCGCACAACATCATCGTCCCTCTGCGTCCGGGGTTGACCGAGCGCCAGAAAGTGATCATCGCGCGGGCGTCGGTGGCTGGATTCGGTGTGCTGGCGTACATCATGGCGATCCACGCGGAAGGCGTCTACGCGCTGGTGGAGGAGGCTTCCGCGTTCGGCAGCGCCGGGCTGTTCGTGATCATCGTGTGCAGCCTGTTTATCCCCTGGGGCGGGGTCTACAGCGCGATGAAGGCGCTTCTGCTGGGAATCAGTGCGTGGGTGCTGGGGGCCTACGTCCTCGATACGTCGTATCCCTATATAGTATCCCTGCTGGCAGCCGGCGGTGGGTATGCGGCGGCGGCCTTCGTAGAGACACAAGTAACCGCCCGGTGGGCAAAGGCCCCGGGGTGA
- a CDS encoding pentapeptide repeat-containing protein, whose product MTHVEPAIAEDRLYQLIRLRLIKEFNTQRAGFPSYDFTGMDFRGLDLRGIDAENIDFGNGYFRQADLRGLDLRTCNLEGASIHTAKISGVYFPEGLSADEILLSLTHGTRMRYR is encoded by the coding sequence ATGACACATGTCGAACCTGCCATTGCCGAGGATCGGCTCTATCAGCTTATCCGGCTTCGGCTGATCAAAGAGTTTAACACCCAGCGTGCCGGGTTTCCGAGCTACGACTTCACCGGTATGGACTTCCGCGGGCTCGACCTGCGGGGGATCGATGCCGAGAATATCGACTTCGGAAACGGCTACTTCCGCCAGGCCGACCTGCGAGGCCTGGATCTGCGCACCTGCAACCTCGAAGGGGCCAGCATCCACACGGCCAAGATTTCGGGTGTGTACTTCCCCGAGGGGCTCTCCGCCGACGAGATCCTACTCTCACTCACTCACGGCACTCGCATGCGGTACCGTTGA